The stretch of DNA TTGGCGCTTGGCGCCCGCATCGTGGTGGGAACGACCGGCTGGAACGACCGATTGGCTGAAATGAAGGCTCTAGCTCTGCGGCGTAACGGCGCTCTGCTCTACGGCAGCAACTTCTCGTTGAGCGTTCAGGAGTTGTTCAAGTTGACGGCGAGCGTAGCCAAACTGGGCGGTTACAAGTTTCACATTGAGGAGACGCACCATACCACCAAGCTGGATGCTCCCTCGGGCACGGCACTCAGTCTCAAGGAAATTGTGCAGAAGATCCAGCCTGGCGTCCCGGTGGAGATTACCTCCAAGCGCGAGGGCGACGCCAGCGGCCTGCACGTGGTGACGGCGCGCGGCGAAAACGACAT from Acidicapsa acidisoli encodes:
- a CDS encoding 4-hydroxy-tetrahydrodipicolinate reductase; its protein translation is MLLLVLGKGKTGSLVAQVARERGHSVRVLDFRENEGASSLTAPTVAQVDVVIDFTTAEAAVENMRACLALGARIVVGTTGWNDRLAEMKALALRRNGALLYGSNFSLSVQELFKLTASVAKLGGYKFHIEETHHTTKLDAPSGTALSLKEIVQKIQPGVPVEITSKREGDASGLHVVTARGENDMIELRHDSFNRRGFAEGAVRAAEWLHGKTGVWEFQEIFEQV